The Vicia villosa cultivar HV-30 ecotype Madison, WI unplaced genomic scaffold, Vvil1.0 ctg.000726F_1_1, whole genome shotgun sequence region ATGGTGATTGGGCCAGTGATCCTGATGATCGACTGGCCACTTATGATTCATGCATTTTCTTTGTCCCATATTTAGTATCATAGAGCTCTAAGGAGCGGTCCTTAAATGCAAGGTGATACAACCTGCTGCacatattatataaaataaatcacTCTTTGAGTGAGTGTGTACACCttagagagagaaaagaaaatttgagagagaagaagaagTTTCTATTCATTCCACACACTATTATGTTTCAGTACACAAAGATATATAGTTATTATATCATAACCACTTACGGAAAATACGAAAGGGTAAATAACATAATTGAAATATAAATGAACAACTAATGCATTTCACCATGGActatgatccgctgtcgcgcgcggatcaaaaacgagttaatttacaaaactgtagtaacgacggtaacggtaactcgagtatcgtctctcaaggattcttgtattattattaactaattaaaaatcgaattggggggggtttgagtttcgattaaacaaaaaaaatgattatgaaaaagtgattatcaaataagctgaaaagtcgaattactgattcggttcctatctatcatcgattaagcaatattaatctcctaagcggataatctattcctattcgactacaaactCAGTGGCAAAGCGAAGAGTATTGTACGATGTATAATCAtaatatccgaattaagcaaacggagataagcttcacgaattaagcaaacgtgataaATCATACAcggtaacgaattaagcaaacggtaacGTGATTATTTATTAGGATCATACAATCACTTGAATTGAATCAAAATACTCTATGAAATTCAAATTAAGCATTCAAGAACATAGAACAAAATTGAAAGGAATAAATactagattaaaattaaaataacctcaaggtcggaaTCTGAATACAGCAATTCGACAGGATTTGGTTAGTTCTCCATAGAAATTGTACCAAGCTTCAAAATCGTGAATAGTGATTATCCCTGCtacagtaccgcggctgctaccctaagggggaaagtacaacccgttttacaatccaactgggtcaaacatacgacccaggcccaaaactaattgacccgaaacttaactaaaactagtgctacaacttcaacgaatttcctgtcccttctacagtccgattttgacttcgactccaacataagagttgtatctctttctcttagctttccgtaaattattagaacgcctcaatcggactcctggaactccagttatgatcgtttccgtgcagactgttaaagctgaaaattaaatacgaaaatcaaataacaataaaaataaattaaaatataaaaacattataaaatacaaaaataagacaagcaaaccatggaaatgtataagtacaatcgtagaggaatgtgcatcaaaatgcactgatcaaattcccccacacttgaacttttgcactccgagcaaaatgaaaaacaaaacaaagaaagcacaaatacatcaacagttactcatcctaggctacaaatcttcttcgggtaagtttgcatcgacaggtactaatcttgcacactaaggacatcgtaagaacactaaccacaaatatgcagacataagcctcctaaatacacaaaccaattcaaatcatattattataccatagcctaacttactcatcctttttgctctgtttcattcaggcgcaatcacattaagcccgttatctccacacacttatagcaggatgaccggttagtgactctgatccttttgcacggggttccggtacttacgtggcataaccctttgtttactcagttgtagttgcgggggatcggaccgtaatcctccctaccaagttcagcaacagaaaccgctgaaccaactaacaaagagttttgaaatcttttttttaaggttccacaaccgttgggttaagtgaccgggtgagggtcaccaaacttagaaggtgtattctctttttcttttctcttttttttcttttcggaacattcacttatattcatcggtttccttgcgtaaagtgtgtgagagatggtgccgactgctgaaatatactactcaagagctgtcaaagaatgagaaattaaggctaaaacataataacaaattcaaatcaatttccatatgcaggagacttacggtgttagaacgataccgatcttgtgaatttttttccaagtctccgcaaactcgactcaaatcagtctatagcctaaaactttcaaaacgatgcatatttatttatttttttaaactgaaaacaaaacaaaaaaacaaaagaaaataaaacaaagaacaaaagcaaagaaaattaaagattccctcccccacacttaaaacaagcattgtcctcaatgaaaagaactcaaatataaagtaagagtgagagaaaggaaagaacacacccgagtattcaaggaggatatgtgatcgCATAAACAGCCTTTGCTAGTGAAACCTCTTTTACAATCTCTCCTTCCAAAGTAGGGCTCTCATGGAATAGCCTAATACGGTGTACATTGAccttgaaatttattttagtgccttcgccttttattccaggatcaaagaacaatctccgaaaagtaaaagtgtcgaatGTGCACGTGAAAGTGATGTCATTTATCACAACATCAAAGATCAATGGTTGAAAGGGTTGCCTCACTAATTTTTCTTCATCTGAAAGTGAGATCTTATGCTCGTTACATGATGGAATAATATCAAGAATGTCAATCAAAGTCCATCCAATTCCATTTCTATGTTTCTTCAATGATTTCTCTTCATTCTCAAATTCAGTCTTTGAAGAATAATTTAAATCTTCAGGAAGTAGTGCAGACTCTaaagaaggtggttgttcaacgGATGGTGTGTTTTGGGCAGCCGAGATTTCAAGTTCAACGGCATAAACAACTTCATcgacaacttcacctgtaggaaaaatgtcaccctctctatttttttctggTGCTGGTTCAACCGATTCAACACTCTTTTCGAAACTCAAGGAAATCGCACTTACATTAGGACCTTTTGGATTCACTACTTTTTGGGAAAgtagttggtttgatccttgagcttgttgcatgacattcatcaaagtggcaagctgtccaatttgtgtttgcaaagtttgaagagtagaatctatttgttgttaataatggagattatttgcagccatttgtttgacaatatcctctagtgaaggtctgGAAGATGCAAAAGTTGTAACTTGGGGAGGGAAGAATCTTTCTAAGAACACTTTTTTGAGATCATTCCAACTTGTAACAGAATTCGGCTCAAGGTAGTATAACCAATCTTTTGCAGCACCTTGAAGTGAGAACGGGAAGACTCTCAGCTTGATATGGTCTTCTGTTATTCCTTTAGGTCTCAATAATGTAGAACAAACAATCTGGAATTCTTTCAGATGCttatgtggatcctcacctgtaagaccactaaaccttggcaacaagtgtattaaaccagatttcgattcaaagggaacaacaacatcagcatattcaatacataaaccattataattaacattaAGCGCAGCTAGCTGCCTTAGTGTTCTTTGatcaaccatattatcaaaatcaagttcagaatcaaaatcaattaagcaatgcAGCAACAAATGCGAAAATGCTAACAATGTCCTATAACagccataaacaaatagaatgaaggaaacgattaaaataagttcagaaaaatataaaaacacaacatttagtctaattagatgaaataagaattttgagaatttttttggatttttttgactctatgaaaacagtaaaaaattcattaaaaatagaaaaacgatgaatttggcaattttgggtcaaattcccttactcttctagagtaaaggagtattgatcgcacaatttttctacttccagtaggcaaaaactttttataatcgaacacaagtttttcaaaaactgaatttttcgactctaaacgcggattggccaaaaccgtgaggaaactactGCCTAAACGCATGAACACTAAATCTAAGACTCTAAAATAagttaataataacaagaatccccagcaacggcgccaatttgatccgctgtcgcacgcgggtaaaaaacgagttaatttgcaaaactgtagtaacgacggtaacggtaactcgattatcgtctctcaaggattcttgtattattattaactaattaaaaattgAATTGGGGGGGTTTGAgtttcgattaaacaaaaaaaatgattatgaaaaagtgattatcaaataagctGAAAAGTCTAATTActgattcggttcctatctatcatcgattaagcaatattaatctcctaagcggataatctattcctattcgactacaaactCAGTGACAAGCGCGAAGAGTATTGTACGATGTATAATTCtaatatccgaattaagcaaacggagataagcttcacgaattaagcaaacgtgataaATCATACAcggtaacgaattaagcaaacggtaacGTGATTATttgttaggatcatacaatcacTTGAATTGAATCAAAATACTCTATGAAATTCGAATTAAGCATTCAAGAACATAGAACAAAATTGAAAGGAATAAATactagattaaaattaaaataacctcaaggtcggaacctgaatacagcaATTCGACAGGATTTTGTTAGTGCTCCATAGAAATTGTACCAAGCTTCAAAATCGTGAATAGTGATTATCCATGCTACAGTACCGCGGCTGCTTCCCTAAGGGGGAAaagtacaacccgttttacaatccaactgggtcaaacatacgacccaagcccaaaactaattgacccgaaacttaactaaaactagtgctgcaacttcaacgaattttctggcccttctacagtccgattctgacttcgactccaacataagaattgtagctctttctcttagctttccgtagATTATTAGAAcacctcaatcggactcctggaactccagttatgatcgtttccgtgcagactgttaaagctgaaaattaaatacgaaaatcaaataacaataaaaataaattaaaatataaaaacattataaaatacaaaaataagacaagcaaaccatggaaatgtataagtacaaccgtagaggaatgtgcatcaaaatgcactgattaGACTCTCATCTAGAAAACATAGTCTTCCATCCAAGCTGACTTTTTGGTTAACCTTTTTACAAGCTTTAGGTTTTCTTCTTTGGTCTCCCTCTCACTATTGGGCCTGTTAACTTGCTTTTGTGGGTTGTCACCAAAAGGGCTCGTATCACTCCCCTCCCTTTCCAAAatcaccttgtcctcaaggtggaAATTGGGACAAGTAGATGTGAATGTGGAAAGATCCTCCCAAGACGCCTCTTCCACTGGAGATCCTTTCCACTGAACTAGAACTTGAGATGTTAGTAAACCATGTATGAGTACAGTGCATGTGTCCACTATTGCATCCGACTGTTCTATGGGCTAGTTGTTGAAGCTTTCACTTAGCATGTCTTACGGAGGCGGAATGTCAGTGGCGCAAAATGGTTTAAGGACTGAAATGTGGAACACGGGATGAATACAACTATCTGATGGCAGATGCAGCTTGTAGGAAACAGGACCAATACGCTTAATAACTGGATATGGTCCATAATATTTCTTAGACAACTTGTGATAGCGGTGTTCGTGTGCCGTCGTTTGAAGATATGGATGTAGATGAACAATGACCAAGTCTCTGACAGCAAACGAGAGTTCGTGGCGGCAGGCATTGGCTTTTTGAGTCATACGATGTTGAGCAGATAGCAAATTCTCCTTAAGAGTGCGTAATAATTCATCACGAGTAAGGAGaacatcttccaatgcttgaataAAAGTTGATCCTCTGGTGTGTACACCGAAATGGAAGGAGGTTTTCTACCAAATAGAGCTTCAAATGGTGACATTTTGAGGCTGTTGTGATAACTAGAATTGTAGTGGAATTCGGCCCATGGAAGAAATGAAACCCAAGTAGAAGGTTTGTGTTGAGTAAATGCCCGTAAGTACTGCTCCAAGTCTCTATAAACCACCTCAGATTTCCCATCTGTTTTCGGATGATGCGCACTACTCATAGATAACTTCGTGCCACTCAACTAAAAAATTTTGCGCCAAAAGTTACTTACAAAGATTAGGTCACAATCAGACACAATTAAGCATGGAAAACCATGGTGGCGAACAACCATGGAAACAAACAATTCAGACACCTTAGAAGCAGTAAAGGATGCCATGAGGACACCAAAATGAGCAGATTTGGATAAGTGGTCGGTCAACCACCACTAAGATCACAGTATAGCCGTGAGCTGAAGATAGTCCTGTAACAAAGTCCATAGTGATGTCTTCCCACACCACCTCTGGCACAGGGAAGGGTTGTAACAACCCAGCAGAAACTTGAGTGGAATATTTAATTTGTTGACAAAGAAGACATAAAGCTACAAAATGTTCCACAGCTTGGCGCATACCCTGCCAAAAGAAATTGGGTGCAACACGAACGAGGGTACGTTTGACACCTGCATGCCCGTCACTAGGAGTATCATAAAATTCACTAATAATAGTAGTGCAAAGCGGCAACGAGGGATTAAGAACATAACGCCCGTGACGTAAAACAAACCCATTGTTGATGGAATAAGGAAGCATCAaggtaccctgtgcaaatttctCATGAAAAGCCAACAAAAAAGATTCCGCGACATTTTCCTTTCGGAGCTGCTGTATAATCCCGAAAGTAGGGGAAGAGACTAAAGCCAAAAGTGCAGAAGAATCGTGTGAATCCCAATCAGGCCATGTTTTCGGCACGAAGGACAGAGCATCCGCAACTTTATTTGAGGCACCTAGTTTTTACTCTATGCAAAATTGAAAACCCAATAGCTTTTGCACATACGGCTGTTGATCAGGAGTTTGAATAACCTGCTGTAATAATTCCCATATGCTTTTATGATTAGTTTGAATGGTAAAGAAATGACCCAAAAGATATTGTCGCCATTTGAGGACTGCGTCAGTGATGGCATGAAGTTCTTTTATGTACACAGATGTAACCTGTAATTTTGGGCCAAGCTTCTTACTAAAAAAGCAATGGGATGACCTTCTTGCATTAGGGACAGCCCTGGTTAAGAGCAGAGAATGCAGCAGTGGCGGCTGTAGTCCAGTTAAAAGAATCATGGCGTGAAAGATCTGTCAACGGTGTTACAATTGTGGCATAATTCGCAATAAAATGGAGGCAATAACCCGTCAAGCCTAAGAATCCCCTAAGTTGTTTAACATTGGAAGGCAGCGGTCATTTCATCATGGCATCCAACTTGGCAGAATCAGCATGAACACCCTTGGAAGAAACCATGTGGCCCAAATAATTAATGGATTTTTGACAAAATAAACACTTGGAAAGCTTGACATAAAAAGAATTAGTCGACAAGCACTGTAAAACCAACGCCAGGTGCATTAAGTGGTCCTCAATAGAAGCATTGTACACTAAAATGTCCTAAAAAACAATCACAAACCGCCAGAGGAATTGAGAAAACAGTTGATTCATGGTCGCCTGAAAATTCGAAGGGGCGTTAGTAAGGCCGAAAGGCATGGCCAAAAACTCAAATTGGCCCTCATGTATGCGAAATGTTGTTTTTTATGTTTCGCGAGAATTCACTCGAATCTAATGATACCATGCGCGAAGGTCTAGTTTGCTAAACATGGTTGCCCCACCAAGCACATCTAAAAGTTCATCAATGGTTGGGATAGGAAATTTATCCTTAACTGTCGTTGCATTCAAAGCACGATAATTGACACAAAACCGCCTAGAGCGATCTTTCTTTCGGACCAACAATACAGGCGGGGAGAAAGGACTATGGCTGGAAATGATGATCCCTTGATCAAGCATTTCGCAGATTAATTTCTacatttctattttatgaaattaTGTGTAACGGTACGGTCGCACATTTATAGGTTTTATTCCTTCAATCAAATGAATGTGGTGATCAATAAAATGACGGGGAGGGAGGCCTGTAGGGGTGGTGAAGATTTGATTGTAACTCTGTAATAGGTCGTGAAATAGTGAAGTGAGGTGTTTGGGAAAGGAATGGGTGGTGTCATGTTCTTTATGCAACTCAGGGAGGGACTTTGTGTTAGTGAAACAGAGTGCAGTGCCAAGTAGGAGTCTCCCACCAAAGTGACCGGAGTACCTTTCCAACAAAATTCCATGGTGAAACCAGAATAATCATGGGAAAACTTTCCCAATGATTAAAGCCATGGAAAACCCAACACAACATTCGGGCCCTCGATTGGAGGAACAAACAGATTAACGGAGAAGGTAATACCTTGTAAGATAATTGGAGCATTCTTAGAGCACTGGTTACAAACCAAAAAGGTTCCGTATTTGGTTACCACTCGGAAAGAAGAACACGATGTTACAGCTAGACCCAAACTCTCTGCCAATGTCGGTTTAATGAAATTGTGGGTAATTCCATTGTCAATaagaataagttttttttttgctgAGACACCCCAGTAACATGTAGTGAGCGGTTCTGTAATTGACTAGATAAAGCGTGTAAGCTAAAGATGTCACCTGAAATTTCATCCGGTGGGTGGTCCTCGGGCTCTAGATCTGGTTCCTCGTATTCATCACCCAAGAGGATAAGAACCTTTCTACTGCAACAATGGGATGGATTCCATTTTTCATCGCATCTGAAACATAACCCCTTGGCACGGCAATCCCGGAGTTCAGTCGGATGTATGTGACGAACAACAACATTGGTTTTAGGCGTGCGTACTAATGGGGGTAGGATATTTGGTTTAGAGGTGGGAGAAGTATGGGGGTAGGGTATTCGGTTTAGGGGTGGGAGAAGTATTTTGGGAATTAGTTGTAGAAGTTGGGATAGATAATGTGTTTGGGCATGGGTTGTGAGTGGGGCCTTTGGACCAAAATTTTCCTTGGGTTGGAGTGTCATCCAAACGGGCTTCATAAGCCCTTGCCGTAGCAAAAGCTTCTATAGGTGTTGAGGGCCGGTGGAATTGCAATTCCTGGCGGAGACTTCGTCGCAAACcagtaataaataaatagataagtaAGGATTCAAAAATACCTGTAACTTTGTTCATGATATCTTCAAATTCATTCTGGAAATCCGCTACTGAATCGATTTTAGAAAGTTTAGACTAATAACCTTCGACGTCTTCGGATCGAGTTGGATCGGAGCGGTGGCAAACAACTTCCATGAAGACGATCCATGACCGAAGAAAGTGGTTGCGCATCGCCCACTGGAACCATGAGGCGTCACGACCTTCCATATGAAATGAAACGATCTGAAGACATGCGTTTTCCGATGTCTCGTGTAAATAAAAAAACGCAGTGATTTGAAACAACCAATTGATTAGATTAGAACCATTGGAATGAGGATCACTGAGTTTAAGCGAATGCAATGCCGTTCTCGAAGACTCGTGCGGTGGATGTTGATACTTGGATTGGAGGTTAGCAACCTTGGAATCAACCTCCAATAAATGACTATGGAGAGTGGAATGAATGGTGTCAGAATGAGAGGCGAGTGATGATTTAAGAATATCACGTAACTCAGCCCATTGGGCGTCCATTTTGGATTGAAGGGCATTCATAAGCTCAAAAGGGTTCATGATGAAAGCACCCGTGATACAACCTGCTGAACATATTTATAAAAGAAAGCACTCTTTGAGTGGGTGTGTACTCCttagagagagaaaagaaaatttgAGAGAGAAGAAAAAGTTTCTATTCATTCCACACACTATTTTGTTTCCGTATACAGAGTTATATAGCTATTACATTATAACCACTTGCGAAAAATACAAACAATTGAACCACTAATGCATTTCACCAAGGACTCTCATCTAGCAAACAAAATCTTCCATCCAAGCTAGCTTTTTGGTTAACCTTTTTGCAAACTTTGGGCTTTCTCTTTGGTTAACTAAGCTAGCTGTTGTGGGTTGTCACCAAAAGGGCTCGTATTACAAGGTCAAGTGCAAAAGCCGAATAAAGGCCTTAGCACGAAGAATGTATATGTCACCCCCTAAATAGACTTGGCGTCCCCCAAAAGGAATGAAATGACCAAAAAATCCAAAGATTTTTCATTACCACATTTTAGCAAATCTACGTGAGACACCTGATTTTTCAAATCTTTGGGTGATACTGGAAATTTGGCGAAAACAAGTAAGTTTTACGATAGATTTTGTGAAATTTACGGTATTTTTtaccaaattttttaaaatatctggTATTTTGTACCTGAATTTTCACAATTTCCGGTATCCttataaagttataaaaataccggaaattttgaaattcccGGTATAAATTCCCAtaccgaaaattttgaaaattctggtatttctattttttattttaaaatgctatttttcttatatttttaatttttttttaatgaggaCTAAAGGCAGAGATGATACTGTTGCGGGACGGACCATTAATAGAGTCGATGTACTTGCTCGGGCAGCTGCTGATGAGGCTGGTACCTCAGTGTTATGTGTTGGACACATTCCTCCGACCGGTTCTAACCGGAAACGGAGGGCTGAGCAGGCGGGGAGGGGGTTCCGCACACCTCGCCACCGGGATGGTAAAGCATCCACTGTTGTGGTTCAGGATGAGGTTGCTGAGGTTGAGGCGGTGGCTGTTGTTCGGGAGCCGGTGGCTGTTGTTGAGAAGCAGGTGCCTGTTGATAAGGAGCAGGTGCTTGTTGCTAAGGAgggggttgttgttgttgttgttgaggagCAGGTACTTAGAGTTAAGGAGCCGGTGACTGTAGTTAAGGAGGTGATTGGTGAGGAGCTGGTGGTGCATGATACGGAAACCACCCCGGTACATCTGCTAAGCCATCAGTATACACTGATGGAGCTTTTCCAAGAGGACCCTCTAACAGGTCCGTTTTGACAAGATATGCTGACCATGTCACTTATAGGATATGACAGGATGAGGTATGTAACATTGCTTAAGTGCTTAATTTTTATCACGCAATTTGATTTATACTACTgtgtttaattgtatttttttgttaCAGGAGCGCCAGTGTTGAAGCTCGCTTCTCACGAGtcgaagttgaagaacttcccCGAGAGACCGATGCTTAAGCAGGCGGCGAGGATAGTACGGGACTTCCATTTGATGGACTTTGTTAGATGCTCCCTAAAGATGCTAGATGCCCCTATATTATCAGCTTTTGTTAAGAGGTGGCACCCGGAGACATCGTCCTTCAATCTTCCATTCGGGGAGATGATGGTGACTTTGTATGATATGCATTCTCTATTTCACCTTTCGATTGCTAGTAAATTTTCTTACACCAGTTCATAGGGACCAGGCGACAGCGGTGCGCATGGTGATGGATGTTTTGGAGATTGATGAGGTGGTTGTGCATAAGGAGTTTTGTGACACACGGGGCTTTCATCTCAGAATGGATACCAAGAGTGGTTCCTTAGTGTGTCACACCCTAGGGTCATATCATCTCAGGGCCTTCACGTACCAGAGACTCTTCCGCTCCATCACCACCTCCACCTCTCGCAGGTGACCAGAACAATTGTTTGCAGTACATCGTCGTTCACTTGGATAGCCTCATTGGTTTGGTGAACCCTGATGGTGAGGTTCACAGTATTTTAGCTAGGTTGGTGGATGTTGCTTGTGGATTTATTTTGTTATGATTGTATAATTTGTATTAAttgtatatttgtatattttgtacgaacatcttttttattacataatattTTTGGCCAGTACATGTTTCGAGtagataaagaaaataacatcaataacaaacaaacatagttaacaaacatcAGATGACAAACAACAAGCATAAACAATACTCTGAAACATGAAAACTTAGGTACTAACGGGTGGCTCTAGACGAATCAGACACTTCATTATGTCATCCACGGATCTTTGGATCTGCGCATCCAATTCAATCggacctttagttatcctacggcgaaatgatttccacatgaccttcacatcttcatcattcttcaactcgattaagttgtatttcacccttccatttgtATCAATCCAGTCCTCCCGAAACTCGATCTTTGTCACCCTTCTATTATCGGAATCAGGCAGCAAATTATTCAATGTTTCTTTCAAGGTGGCAAAGGATTCAGGCCCATCTAGAATCTTGGTTTGAACAGCAGGGTTGCGGCCATTGAAATACACTTCTACATTAATCAAATAATGAGGAAGatgcattttgttgaaatgatgtgcTATCCAATAACCCTAACACCTCTATTATACAAATGGTGGTGCATTCTAGACCACACAAATGTGTCGGTGCAATCAGGACCCTCCAAAAGTGTcggcaaaatctcaaccgtttaaaaaaccaaaaattgaAACATACCAGAAATTTTTGTTATAATGAAATTTCCGGTACTCTCAGGAAATTAGAAACTTAAGGTatactaaaaattttaaaataactacaattttcgGTATGATGTACCAGAAAATTTCTTATAACAAAAAATTTTGGTATGTTGTACCGGAAATTTTACAGTGCATGCCGGAAATTTCTTTCAGAAATTCTTTGTATCTTAACTTTTTTCAGCAAAGGTAAAATTGAGTTAAAAAAATATGAAGGGTGTCAAATCTAATTTTGGGGGTGGCATGTAGATTTCTCCCTTAGCACAATTCCTTTTAGCTCATTTTGTTGAAATCCCTTCTATGTGAACTACACGTTCCCGAGGAATTAACTTGCCACCCCCTCTTTTTATATCTGACACCCCCTATATTTTTTAATCCAATTTTATCCTGGTTGAAAAATGTTGAGATACAAAGAATTTCTggtataccagaaatttcaaaattccgGTACATaccagttttttttttatgttatggtATCAcagtttttttttgcaaaaaataccggaaatttccgGTACATCATACCgtaaattttagttaatttaaaaTTTCCGGTCCCAAATTCCAAACATAATTATAGTAATACATTagcacaaataattataaaaaattgacAATATGATAAGTAACGTATGTAAATTTCCGTGAGTTATTATACCGAAAATTATCACATGTAAATTTCCGTGAGTTATTATACCGAAAATTATCACAATTTTTTTGTTTGTAAAAAATACCGAAAATTTCGAAAAATtcgataattttttcaaaatttctggtagtttttgaaatttccgataaaaactcacaatttttttttaaaaatctgatattttttttgaaatttccgatataTCCTCTAAATTTTCGATAGAAacgtaaattttttaaaaattaataaatttaaacaaaCATATAATGATAAAAACATAGCTTGGGGTGGCAGGTTTAGTTTTAAGGGGGAAAAGTTAAATTGTCTTATTCCCTTTCTTCCTCCTATTTTCTTGTCTCATAACGTTGTgcgaaaaaaaatctaaataa contains the following coding sequences:
- the LOC131630710 gene encoding uncharacterized protein LOC131630710 yields the protein MKPVWMTLQPKENFGPKAPLTTHAQTHYLSQLLQLIPKILLPPLNRIPYPHTSPTSKPNILPPLVRTPKTNVVVRHIHPTELRDCRAKGLCFRCDEKWNPSHCCSRKVLILLGDEYEEPDLEPEDHPPDEISALTVCTETIITGVPGVRLRCSNNLRKAKRKSYNSYVGVEVRIGL